From Desulfonispora thiosulfatigenes DSM 11270, one genomic window encodes:
- the murA gene encoding UDP-N-acetylglucosamine 1-carboxyvinyltransferase — protein MEKFIIVGGNPLSGSVEISGAKNAVLPILSAAILSTDISVIKNVPRLKDVYVMKELLELLGCKVEWLGSTMKVDSSKMNYVEVPDDLIRRMRASSLVMGPLLARFGRAKISYPGGCAIGCRPIDLHLKGFKKMGVEINEKFGFVEAKVHSGYLKGSDICLDFPSVGATENLMMAASLAVGETIISNAAKEPEIVDLQNFLNSMGAKIQGAGTDIIRITGVSSLHSVEHSIIADRIEAGTFMIAAALTKGNVKLENVQSEYFEAINAKLRDIGVIILEENNGIRVIGTDNVRPVDIKTIPYPGFPTDMQPQFMSLLSIATGTSIISESIFENRFMHVPELIRMGADIKVEGRAAIIKGVKHLNGANVSATDLRAGAALILAGLVAKNETIVDSIYHIDRGYENIDLKLRKLGANIERVSRN, from the coding sequence ATGGAAAAATTTATAATAGTGGGTGGAAATCCTCTTTCTGGTTCAGTAGAAATAAGTGGAGCCAAAAATGCCGTTTTACCAATTCTATCAGCTGCAATATTATCTACAGATATATCTGTTATAAAAAATGTACCCCGATTAAAAGACGTATATGTAATGAAGGAACTATTAGAATTGTTAGGTTGTAAAGTAGAATGGTTAGGCTCAACCATGAAAGTGGATTCAAGTAAAATGAACTATGTAGAAGTACCAGATGATTTAATCAGAAGAATGAGAGCTTCTAGTTTAGTTATGGGACCATTATTAGCAAGGTTTGGCAGGGCAAAAATAAGCTACCCAGGGGGATGTGCTATTGGGTGCAGACCTATAGATTTACATTTAAAAGGATTTAAAAAAATGGGTGTCGAAATAAATGAAAAATTTGGTTTTGTTGAAGCTAAGGTTCATAGTGGATATTTAAAAGGAAGTGACATTTGTTTAGACTTTCCAAGCGTGGGTGCTACTGAAAATCTTATGATGGCTGCTAGTTTAGCAGTGGGGGAAACGATTATTTCAAACGCTGCTAAAGAGCCAGAAATTGTAGACCTACAAAATTTTTTAAATAGCATGGGTGCCAAGATACAAGGAGCTGGAACTGATATAATTAGGATAACAGGAGTAAGTAGCCTTCATTCAGTAGAACACTCTATTATTGCAGATAGGATAGAAGCTGGAACATTTATGATAGCAGCAGCTCTTACAAAAGGTAATGTAAAACTAGAAAATGTACAGTCAGAATATTTTGAAGCAATAAATGCAAAGTTAAGAGATATTGGTGTAATTATATTAGAAGAAAATAATGGAATAAGGGTAATAGGAACGGACAATGTAAGACCAGTAGATATTAAAACTATACCGTATCCTGGTTTCCCAACGGATATGCAGCCTCAATTCATGTCTTTATTATCTATAGCTACTGGTACTAGTATTATTAGTGAAAGTATTTTCGAAAATAGGTTTATGCATGTTCCAGAATTGATAAGAATGGGTGCTGATATTAAGGTAGAGGGACGTGCCGCTATTATAAAAGGTGTGAAACACTTAAATGGAGCAAATGTTTCAGCTACAGACTTAAGAGCGGGTGCAGCATTGATTTTAGCCGGACTTGTAGCTAAAAATGAAACAATTGTAGATTCAATTTATCATATTGATAGAGGTTATGAAAATATTGATCTAAAGTTAAGAAAACTTGGAGCTAATATAGAAAGAGTCTCAAGAAATTAA
- the murB gene encoding UDP-N-acetylmuramate dehydrogenase, which produces MSITKLAHDFQKEVKGKVILNELMSRHTTWHIGGPADLLFNPQDIDDLKKALIFAGNNNLEITIVGAGSNILVKDTGIRGLVICVNSLNKWKMENNYLVVEPGLTLPFMSYIAAKEGLAGLEFASGIPGSIGGAVLMNAGAHGRQMSDVVKGINVMDYTGKIISLANKDIGFDYRSTKLKNKTCIITSIKLRLEKDDPEKVKENMNIYQEFRRNKQPINYPNAGSVFKNPDGDSAGRIIDSIGAKGWKIGGAMVSPKHANFIVNTGNAKCSDVLELIEKIKQKAKEENNLILEPEIIVLGG; this is translated from the coding sequence ATGAGCATTACTAAATTAGCTCATGACTTTCAAAAAGAAGTAAAAGGCAAGGTAATATTAAATGAACTTATGAGTAGACACACTACATGGCATATAGGAGGCCCAGCAGATTTATTATTTAATCCTCAGGATATTGACGATTTAAAAAAGGCCCTTATCTTTGCAGGTAATAATAACTTGGAAATTACTATTGTAGGTGCAGGTTCTAATATTTTAGTTAAAGATACTGGCATTAGGGGCCTTGTTATTTGTGTAAACAGTCTCAATAAATGGAAAATGGAAAATAATTATTTAGTTGTAGAACCTGGTTTGACTTTGCCGTTTATGTCTTATATAGCGGCAAAAGAAGGCCTTGCAGGATTAGAATTTGCCTCAGGGATACCTGGGTCAATAGGTGGAGCTGTACTAATGAATGCAGGTGCACATGGAAGACAAATGTCGGATGTTGTTAAAGGTATTAACGTAATGGATTATACCGGGAAAATCATTTCTTTAGCAAATAAAGATATAGGTTTTGATTATCGTTCAACTAAACTAAAAAATAAAACCTGTATAATTACTAGTATAAAACTTAGATTAGAAAAAGATGATCCTGAAAAGGTTAAAGAAAACATGAATATTTATCAAGAATTTCGTAGAAATAAACAACCAATAAATTATCCAAATGCAGGTAGTGTTTTTAAAAATCCAGATGGAGATTCAGCAGGAAGGATAATTGATTCTATTGGTGCTAAAGGATGGAAGATTGGTGGTGCAATGGTTTCACCAAAACATGCAAATTTCATAGTTAATACCGGAAATGCTAAATGCAGTGACGTTTTAGAGTTAATTGAAAAAATTAAACAAAAGGCAAAGGAGGAAAATAATTTAATTTTAGAACCAGAGATAATAGTTTTGGGGGGGTAA
- the murC gene encoding UDP-N-acetylmuramate--L-alanine ligase gives MNNLKNIHFVGIGGVGMSGIADILVTLGYKVSGSDLNISNGTKRLEEKGVKVIKGHKSSNIDESIDTVVTSTAINRENPEVKRAQELNIPIIKRAEMLAQLMKRQKAICIAGAHGKTTTTSMIASVLEINNFDPSIVVGGELNVINSNAKLGKGDYLVAEADESDGSFLNLFPWSNIITNIEDDHLDFYGTLENMIDSFTKYIALGSPDGYTILCADDPLVSQMAINAPGKVVTYGLNEKANITARNINFQGTITRCDVYYNEELLGNLELSIPGKHNLSNALATIAICRELNLSFSQISTGLKQFTGVKRRFQLIGKVNDILVYDDYAHHPTEVKACLQAARSMHEGRIIAVFQPHRYSRTRLLAKEFAQSYGDADKLILSDIYAASEEPLVGISSNLIMENLPKGSEAIYIEKNEDIVEHLRYIAKPGDLIITMGAGDIWKVGKDIISKLNNKQQGVS, from the coding sequence ATGAATAATTTGAAAAATATTCATTTCGTAGGCATCGGTGGAGTTGGTATGAGTGGTATTGCTGATATTTTAGTTACATTAGGATATAAAGTTTCTGGTTCAGACCTAAATATATCTAATGGTACTAAAAGGTTAGAAGAAAAGGGTGTTAAGGTTATAAAAGGTCATAAAAGTTCAAATATAGATGAGAGTATAGATACAGTAGTAACATCAACTGCTATTAATAGAGAAAATCCTGAAGTTAAAAGAGCACAAGAATTAAACATTCCAATAATAAAAAGGGCAGAAATGTTAGCACAATTAATGAAAAGGCAAAAGGCTATTTGTATAGCAGGAGCTCACGGTAAAACAACTACTACATCAATGATTGCATCAGTATTAGAAATTAATAATTTTGATCCAAGCATAGTTGTAGGTGGAGAATTAAATGTTATTAATAGTAATGCTAAACTAGGTAAAGGAGATTATTTAGTAGCAGAAGCAGACGAAAGTGATGGTTCCTTTTTAAATTTATTTCCTTGGTCTAATATTATAACAAATATTGAAGATGACCATTTAGATTTTTATGGGACGCTTGAAAATATGATTGATAGTTTTACAAAATACATAGCCCTTGGAAGTCCAGATGGATATACAATATTGTGTGCTGATGACCCTTTAGTTAGTCAAATGGCAATAAATGCTCCAGGTAAGGTTGTTACTTATGGTTTAAACGAAAAAGCAAACATAACTGCACGTAATATTAATTTTCAAGGAACAATAACTAGATGTGATGTATATTATAATGAAGAATTATTAGGTAATTTAGAACTTTCTATTCCAGGAAAACATAACCTAAGTAATGCTTTAGCAACTATAGCTATTTGTAGAGAGTTAAACTTAAGTTTTTCTCAAATAAGCACAGGGCTGAAACAATTTACAGGTGTTAAACGAAGATTTCAGTTAATAGGAAAAGTAAATGATATTTTAGTTTATGATGACTATGCGCACCATCCAACTGAGGTAAAGGCATGTTTACAGGCAGCCAGAAGTATGCATGAGGGAAGAATTATTGCAGTTTTTCAACCACATAGATATTCGAGAACTAGATTATTAGCCAAAGAATTTGCTCAAAGTTATGGTGATGCAGATAAACTTATTTTAAGTGATATTTATGCAGCAAGTGAAGAGCCACTTGTAGGAATATCATCAAACTTAATAATGGAAAACTTGCCCAAAGGATCTGAAGCCATTTATATTGAGAAAAATGAAGATATAGTTGAACATTTAAGGTACATAGCTAAGCCAGGTGATTTAATAATTACAATGGGTGCAGGTGATATCTGGAAGGTAGGTAAAGATATTATTAGCAAATTAAATAACAAACAACAAGGAGTATCATAA
- the murG gene encoding undecaprenyldiphospho-muramoylpentapeptide beta-N-acetylglucosaminyltransferase, with translation MRVLFAGGGTGGHVYPALAIAKYLLKQDNNTEILFIGTKVGMESKIIPKEGFAFETITVQGLERKISLGMFKTGFKAIEGLGKSISILRKYNPQLVIGTGGYVCGPVVLAARILGIPTIIHEQNALPGMTNKLLGKIVDQIMITFPDSDKYFKKNKVKLTGLPVREQILDIKKEEGIKFLNLDSTKKTILITGGSRGAKNINNAMACAYKDLLKKNNLQFIHITGESGYKDVLNNLIQQGINLEEQGNIILKPYLYEMEYAISCADLCISRAGATFLAEMTAKGIPSILIPYPFASENHQEYNAKSLVNRNAAMMILDKDLSGEKLLNNILSIIDNDSLLSQMTSSAKKAGNVDSLENIMQVIVELTDYQ, from the coding sequence ATGCGAGTACTATTTGCAGGTGGAGGAACTGGAGGTCATGTTTATCCTGCACTAGCGATAGCTAAGTATTTATTAAAACAAGATAATAATACTGAAATCTTATTTATAGGTACAAAGGTTGGAATGGAAAGTAAAATCATTCCCAAAGAAGGTTTTGCCTTTGAGACTATAACAGTACAAGGATTAGAACGGAAAATATCTCTCGGGATGTTTAAAACAGGTTTTAAAGCGATTGAAGGATTAGGTAAGTCGATATCAATACTTCGTAAATATAACCCCCAGCTAGTTATTGGCACTGGGGGTTACGTTTGTGGACCTGTTGTCTTAGCAGCAAGAATTTTAGGAATACCAACTATTATACATGAACAAAATGCTTTACCAGGGATGACAAATAAATTATTAGGTAAGATAGTTGATCAAATTATGATAACCTTTCCTGATTCAGATAAATATTTTAAAAAGAATAAAGTGAAATTAACAGGTTTACCTGTTAGAGAACAAATATTAGATATAAAAAAAGAGGAAGGTATAAAATTTTTGAATTTGGATTCCACAAAAAAAACTATCTTGATAACAGGCGGAAGCAGAGGAGCTAAAAATATAAACAATGCAATGGCTTGTGCTTATAAAGATTTATTGAAAAAAAATAATCTTCAGTTTATACATATTACTGGAGAAAGTGGATATAAAGATGTTTTAAATAATTTAATTCAGCAGGGAATAAACTTAGAAGAACAAGGTAATATTATCCTTAAGCCCTATTTATATGAAATGGAATATGCAATTTCCTGTGCAGATTTATGTATATCAAGAGCAGGAGCTACTTTTTTAGCAGAGATGACTGCTAAAGGAATTCCTTCTATATTAATTCCATATCCTTTTGCATCAGAAAATCATCAAGAGTATAATGCTAAGTCTTTAGTAAATAGAAATGCAGCAATGATGATATTAGATAAAGACCTTTCTGGAGAAAAATTATTAAATAATATTTTAAGTATAATTGATAATGATAGTTTACTTAGTCAAATGACTTCTAGTGCAAAAAAAGCAGGAAATGTGGATTCTTTAGAAAATATTATGCAGGTTATTGTAGAATTAACGGATTATCAGTAA
- the murD gene encoding UDP-N-acetylmuramoyl-L-alanine--D-glutamate ligase — translation MEVARQNILIIGAGKSGIATSKFLAEKSSNVFLYDAKSKEELKEIEKEITSHGVKAIFGISLDVESLNLDLVVVSPGVPLTIPVIVQAKDLRIPVISEIELAFSYSNSPFIAITGTNGKTTTTALCGQIFQDAQKKVLVGGNIGNPLISEVTDYGQEDFVIAETSSFQLESVQDFKPQVSVILNLTPDHLDRHKTMEEYIRCKANIFKAQDENDFLILNYDDLLVRKLAKDAKSKVIFFSRNIKLEKGIYLEKEDIYANLDSWPIYICKKSDIRIKGNHNLENAMAAIAAALSVGIEIPVIVKTLKDFPGVNHRLEPVIEIQGVTYINDSKGTNPDASIKALEAFNQPIILIAGGRNKGSDFSEFANKIKCKVKEIVLVGEAKEEIKNAVINVHFNNYHLVDTFKEAVYQAFKLASKGDVVLLSPACASWDMFNSYEERGDYFKELVIALRR, via the coding sequence GTGGAGGTAGCTAGGCAGAATATTTTAATTATTGGAGCCGGAAAAAGCGGAATTGCCACTAGTAAGTTTTTAGCTGAAAAAAGTTCAAATGTATTTCTTTATGATGCTAAAAGCAAGGAAGAATTAAAAGAAATTGAAAAAGAGATAACTTCACATGGCGTAAAAGCAATTTTTGGTATTAGTTTAGATGTAGAAAGTTTAAATTTAGACCTAGTAGTCGTGAGCCCAGGGGTACCGTTAACCATTCCTGTTATTGTGCAAGCAAAAGACTTAAGGATACCAGTAATTAGTGAAATTGAATTAGCTTTTAGTTATTCTAATTCTCCATTTATCGCCATCACAGGTACTAATGGAAAAACAACCACTACAGCTTTATGTGGTCAAATTTTTCAAGACGCCCAAAAAAAAGTTTTAGTGGGTGGAAATATAGGAAATCCTTTAATAAGTGAAGTGACTGATTATGGACAAGAGGATTTTGTTATTGCTGAAACTAGTAGTTTTCAATTAGAATCGGTACAAGATTTTAAACCACAGGTTTCTGTTATATTAAATTTAACGCCTGATCATTTGGACAGGCATAAAACTATGGAAGAATATATAAGATGCAAAGCTAATATTTTTAAAGCTCAAGATGAAAATGACTTTTTAATTCTTAATTACGATGATTTGCTTGTACGTAAATTAGCAAAAGATGCTAAAAGCAAGGTTATATTTTTTAGTCGTAATATTAAATTAGAAAAAGGAATATATTTAGAAAAAGAAGATATATATGCTAATTTAGATTCTTGGCCTATATATATTTGCAAAAAAAGTGATATTCGCATAAAAGGTAATCATAACTTAGAAAATGCGATGGCTGCAATTGCAGCAGCTCTTTCAGTAGGGATAGAAATACCGGTAATTGTAAAAACTTTAAAAGATTTCCCAGGGGTTAATCATCGTTTAGAGCCAGTTATAGAAATTCAAGGTGTTACATATATTAATGATTCAAAAGGAACAAATCCAGATGCTAGTATTAAGGCACTGGAGGCGTTTAATCAGCCAATAATTTTAATAGCAGGTGGTAGAAATAAAGGAAGTGACTTTAGTGAATTTGCTAACAAAATTAAATGCAAGGTAAAAGAGATAGTTTTAGTAGGTGAGGCTAAAGAAGAAATTAAAAATGCTGTTATTAATGTACATTTTAATAACTATCATTTAGTAGATACATTCAAGGAAGCTGTATATCAAGCTTTCAAATTAGCAAGTAAAGGTGATGTGGTTTTATTATCTCCAGCTTGTGCTAGCTGGGATATGTTTAATAGTTATGAAGAAAGAGGAGATTATTTTAAGGAGTTAGTCATAGCCCTAAGGAGGTGA
- the mraY gene encoding phospho-N-acetylmuramoyl-pentapeptide-transferase yields MTDILTAGIISLVVCLITGPLLIPVLRRLKFGQTVRSDGPESHLQKQGTPTMGGVMFFFGLTLGTIFIAKDNFYTIILLLFTLGFGLIGFIDDFIKIVKKRSLGLKAKDKILGQLVLSILLAWVSVNYLGRGTDIIIPITGQHIDLGLFYLPFVILVAMGTSNAVNLTDGLDGLAAGVTLFVALGFVIIGFGQQLFSITIFAMALVGSCLGFLFFNINPAKVFMGDTGSLALGGALAAMAVLTKTELILPIMGLVYVIETLSVIIQVVFFKLTKRRIFLMSPIHHHFELKGWSEQKVVLTFWSAAAIFVLLGLKIYDYTFM; encoded by the coding sequence ATGACTGATATTTTAACAGCTGGCATAATTAGTTTAGTTGTCTGCTTAATAACAGGACCATTACTGATTCCTGTATTAAGAAGGTTAAAGTTTGGTCAAACAGTGAGGTCTGATGGACCAGAAAGTCACTTGCAAAAACAGGGAACTCCTACTATGGGTGGAGTTATGTTTTTTTTTGGTTTAACTTTAGGTACTATCTTTATAGCCAAAGATAATTTTTATACAATAATTCTTTTGTTATTTACCTTAGGTTTTGGTCTTATCGGATTTATTGATGATTTTATTAAAATAGTAAAGAAAAGATCACTAGGTTTAAAAGCTAAAGATAAGATTTTAGGACAATTAGTTTTATCTATACTATTAGCATGGGTAAGTGTTAATTATTTAGGTAGAGGAACTGATATTATTATTCCAATTACAGGACAACATATAGATTTAGGACTTTTTTATTTGCCCTTTGTAATTTTAGTCGCAATGGGGACATCAAATGCTGTAAATTTAACAGATGGGTTAGATGGATTAGCGGCAGGTGTAACCTTATTTGTTGCATTAGGTTTTGTAATAATTGGGTTTGGTCAGCAATTGTTCAGTATAACAATATTTGCCATGGCTTTAGTAGGTAGTTGTTTAGGATTTTTATTTTTCAACATTAATCCTGCTAAAGTTTTTATGGGTGATACAGGATCGTTGGCCTTAGGAGGGGCATTAGCTGCTATGGCTGTTTTAACGAAAACAGAACTTATTTTACCTATAATGGGATTAGTATATGTTATAGAAACCCTTTCGGTGATTATACAAGTAGTATTTTTCAAACTAACTAAAAGAAGAATATTTTTGATGAGTCCTATTCATCATCACTTTGAATTAAAGGGATGGTCAGAACAAAAGGTAGTCTTAACGTTTTGGTCAGCTGCGGCTATCTTTGTTTTATTAGGACTTAAAATATATGATTATACTTTTATGTAG
- a CDS encoding UDP-N-acetylmuramoyl-tripeptide--D-alanyl-D-alanine ligase, with the protein MLDISIHYLSKLLGVVYRGKPTVYAKRVAIDSRYVQEGDLFFALPGEKVDGHEYVDQAFEKGAVGAVVTDVKMVKNYEVQNLLITNDTLRGLQDLAKLIRQNSLIPVVAITGSVGKTTTKDILFSLLNKKYNTLKTKGNYNNEIGLPLTLCSLDKNTEAAVIEMGMRGLGQIDFLCNIASPTHAIITNIGKTHAEILGSQENIAKAKAEILKYLPEEGTVLLNLDDKDLLLPYLKECKAKINWFGSDASADYCLESIIDMDENKSIFKLRALDEIVEIELGIPGEHNIINAISAIGVARSLDFDWDSIKEGLKEIELSKMRLQIENSTKGSKIINDAYNANPASMNAALSFLGEFHNKRKVAVLGDMYELGQNEEQEHKLIGEIAQQKNIDKLIVIGKLAKHIGTGAEEAKMEPENIHYFNNNDDAISFLQEYTQKDDVVLVKGSRGMYMEKIVEELMR; encoded by the coding sequence ATGCTAGATATTTCTATACATTATTTATCAAAATTATTAGGAGTGGTCTATAGGGGTAAACCTACTGTTTATGCTAAAAGAGTAGCTATAGATAGTCGTTATGTTCAAGAAGGAGATTTGTTTTTTGCTCTTCCTGGTGAGAAAGTAGATGGACATGAATATGTAGATCAAGCTTTTGAAAAAGGAGCTGTAGGAGCAGTCGTAACGGATGTAAAAATGGTCAAAAATTATGAAGTCCAAAACTTACTGATAACTAATGATACGTTAAGGGGTTTACAAGATTTAGCTAAATTAATAAGGCAAAATTCTTTAATTCCAGTAGTTGCTATTACTGGAAGTGTCGGTAAAACTACTACTAAAGATATTTTATTTAGTCTTTTAAACAAAAAATATAATACTCTTAAAACAAAAGGTAACTATAATAATGAAATAGGACTACCGTTAACTTTATGCTCATTGGATAAAAACACAGAAGCAGCAGTAATAGAAATGGGTATGAGAGGCTTAGGTCAAATTGACTTTTTATGTAATATAGCTAGCCCAACACATGCTATAATAACTAATATTGGTAAAACTCATGCAGAAATTTTAGGTTCACAAGAAAATATTGCTAAAGCAAAAGCAGAAATTTTAAAATATTTACCTGAAGAAGGAACGGTGCTTTTAAATTTAGATGATAAGGACTTATTATTACCATATTTAAAAGAATGTAAAGCTAAGATCAATTGGTTTGGTAGTGATGCTAGTGCTGATTATTGCTTAGAAAGCATAATAGATATGGATGAAAACAAATCTATTTTTAAGTTAAGAGCATTAGATGAAATAGTAGAAATAGAATTAGGTATTCCAGGTGAGCATAATATTATAAATGCCATTTCTGCAATTGGGGTAGCAAGAAGCTTAGATTTTGACTGGGATAGTATCAAAGAAGGATTAAAAGAAATAGAATTGTCAAAAATGCGCTTGCAAATAGAAAATAGTACTAAAGGCTCTAAAATAATTAATGACGCTTATAATGCTAATCCAGCATCAATGAATGCAGCACTCAGTTTTTTAGGAGAATTTCACAATAAAAGAAAAGTCGCTGTCCTAGGGGATATGTATGAATTAGGTCAAAACGAAGAACAAGAGCATAAGCTTATTGGTGAGATAGCACAGCAAAAAAATATTGATAAATTAATAGTAATTGGTAAATTAGCTAAACACATTGGTACTGGTGCTGAAGAAGCTAAGATGGAGCCAGAGAATATTCATTATTTTAATAATAACGATGATGCTATTTCTTTTTTACAGGAATATACGCAAAAAGATGATGTAGTATTAGTTAAAGGTAGTCGTGGGATGTATATGGAAAAAATCGTTGAAGAACTTATGAGGTGA
- a CDS encoding UDP-N-acetylmuramoyl-L-alanyl-D-glutamate--2,6-diaminopimelate ligase, whose product MQIEKLMYDYNILDSHNIDDIDLKGIQYDSRSIKEGDLFIAIKGFKVNGHHYINDALKNGASIVLIEDKNYCSHDYPWILVSDSRAALADLSAKYFGYPSRNFTLIGITGTNGKTTTSNLIAKILEEQGEKVGLIGTIHNRIGSEILPVERTTPESRDLQELFAQMVQKDVTYVIMEVSSHALDLMRVRGSEFDIAVFTNLTQDHLDYHETMENYFNAKSKLFFELTNESSKKQKKYAIINKDDEWGKLLLQKYRGNKISYSIEEDTDFKAEEIKISAKGVEYNVNKTKVNLKLTGKFNVYNSLAALAVASSINIPLKKAIKTIEEINGVAGRFQVINNSCGFSVIIDYAHTADSLVNILTTAKEFVQNKIITVFGCGGDRDKSKRPKMGEAAAKYSDYCIVTSDNPRTENPEAIIKDILPGIQKEISNEQYEIIINRKDAIKKAVEVAHEGDIIIIAGKGHETYQEINGKKYPFDDKEIVEELLMLHK is encoded by the coding sequence ATGCAAATAGAGAAGTTAATGTATGATTATAATATTTTAGATAGCCATAATATAGATGATATTGATTTAAAGGGAATACAATATGATTCTCGTTCTATAAAAGAAGGAGATTTATTTATCGCCATTAAAGGTTTTAAAGTTAATGGACATCATTATATAAATGATGCTTTAAAAAATGGGGCAAGTATTGTTTTAATAGAAGACAAAAATTATTGCTCACATGATTATCCATGGATATTAGTTTCAGATAGTAGAGCAGCTTTAGCTGATTTAAGTGCAAAATACTTTGGATATCCTTCAAGAAACTTCACTCTTATTGGGATAACTGGAACTAATGGTAAAACAACCACCTCTAATTTAATAGCAAAAATTTTAGAGGAACAGGGAGAAAAAGTTGGCTTAATTGGTACAATACATAATAGAATAGGTTCTGAAATTTTACCTGTAGAAAGAACTACTCCTGAGTCTAGAGACTTACAAGAACTTTTTGCGCAAATGGTTCAAAAAGATGTTACGTATGTTATCATGGAAGTTAGTTCTCATGCATTAGACTTAATGCGTGTTAGAGGATCTGAATTTGATATAGCAGTTTTTACAAATTTAACTCAAGATCATTTGGATTATCATGAAACGATGGAGAATTATTTCAATGCAAAATCAAAGTTATTTTTTGAACTTACTAATGAATCATCTAAAAAGCAAAAAAAGTACGCCATTATTAATAAAGATGATGAATGGGGTAAACTATTATTGCAAAAATATAGGGGTAATAAAATAAGCTATAGTATAGAAGAGGATACTGATTTTAAAGCAGAAGAAATTAAAATAAGTGCTAAAGGTGTAGAATATAACGTAAATAAGACTAAAGTGAATTTAAAACTCACTGGTAAGTTCAATGTATACAATTCTCTAGCAGCCTTAGCTGTAGCAAGTAGTATCAATATTCCACTGAAAAAAGCAATAAAAACTATAGAAGAAATAAATGGAGTTGCTGGAAGGTTTCAGGTTATAAATAATTCTTGTGGATTTTCGGTAATCATAGATTATGCTCATACTGCTGATAGTTTGGTTAATATATTAACAACAGCTAAAGAGTTTGTGCAAAATAAAATAATTACAGTTTTTGGCTGTGGTGGGGATCGTGATAAGAGCAAACGCCCTAAAATGGGAGAAGCAGCCGCTAAGTATAGTGACTACTGCATAGTTACTTCTGATAATCCAAGAACTGAGAATCCAGAAGCTATAATAAAAGATATTTTACCAGGTATTCAAAAAGAAATCAGCAATGAACAATATGAAATAATCATTAATCGTAAGGATGCCATAAAAAAAGCTGTAGAAGTTGCCCATGAAGGAGATATAATAATAATTGCGGGTAAAGGTCATGAAACATATCAAGAAATAAACGGAAAAAAATACCCATTTGATGACAAAGAAATTGTTGAAGAACTTTTAATGCTACATAAATAA